The following coding sequences lie in one Vicia villosa cultivar HV-30 ecotype Madison, WI unplaced genomic scaffold, Vvil1.0 ctg.002425F_1_1, whole genome shotgun sequence genomic window:
- the LOC131638792 gene encoding uncharacterized protein LOC131638792, translating into MEGWILQHFLEIIDRGEVPSYIKLMSRASVFSPRKGNQVTDPYRHALDRMTAEDIRYDSYTEYREAIPFDEISLYTGWLAASSTIILDEVFVDWEHHMVHEEARATITEHEWSYVEGYISWYYRVSHPYMLPATDGDPPRPAHEEILRTHQAELDHT; encoded by the exons ATGGAAG GTTGGATACTACAACACTTCCTAGAAATTATTGACCGAGGAGAGGTTCCTAGCTACATTAAGCTCATGTCGCGTGCTAGTGTATTCAGCCCCCGGAAAGGGAACCAGGTGACGGATCCTTATAGGCACGCACTTGATCGCATGACTGCCGAAGACATACGTTATGACTCCTATACTGAGTACCGTGAGGCGATTCCGTTTGATGAGATATCACTATATACTGGATGGTTGGCCGCTAGCTCGACCATTATT TTAGATGAGGTCTTTGTAGACtgggagcatcacatggttcATGAGGAGGCTCGGGCGACAATAACAGAGCACGAATGGAGCTATGTTGAGGGGTACATCTCCTGGTACTACAGAGTGTCACACCCGTACATGCTTCCCGCTACAGATGGAGATCCGCCCAGACCAGCTCACGAGGAGATTCTACGGACGCATCAGGCTGAGTTGGACCACACTtag